The following proteins come from a genomic window of Candidatus Bathyarchaeia archaeon:
- the gcvH gene encoding glycine cleavage system protein GcvH, which translates to MVNVEGYEVLEGLYYSREWMWVKIEDRRARIGVTDYAQKQMREIVFAELPGVGADVRRGEPFGTIESVKAVSDLVSPLSGRVVEVNDRVSERPELINEDPYGEGWLIIIEPANLEEDLKALMTFEQAVEWYREIAKKS; encoded by the coding sequence ATGGTTAATGTTGAAGGATACGAGGTTCTTGAGGGGCTCTACTATTCTAGAGAGTGGATGTGGGTTAAGATTGAGGATCGTAGGGCTAGGATAGGCGTAACCGACTATGCGCAGAAGCAGATGCGTGAAATAGTATTCGCTGAGCTACCGGGCGTCGGGGCAGACGTTAGGCGCGGGGAACCCTTCGGGACAATTGAATCCGTTAAAGCCGTCTCCGACCTAGTCTCCCCATTAAGCGGAAGAGTTGTCGAAGTGAACGATAGGGTGAGCGAGAGGCCGGAGCTAATCAATGAAGACCCATACGGCGAAGGCTGGCTTATAATTATTGAGCCAGCAAACCTTGAAGAAGACCTTAAGGCGCTAATGACCTTTGAGCAGGCTGTTGAATGGTATAGGGAAATCGCCAAGAAGAGTTGA
- a CDS encoding DNA-directed DNA polymerase I produces the protein MQQQKSLDEFYRVFKTEKREDNGELASNLDEEAEFEEEVIQELPKYAEEERFAPKNLPPSYLVSAGYDGSRRVAYLKLYEPASQRIYFWYDNTGHKPYLLTNIPVEELEKLERVVNHPGFDHLERVEKYDALFDRKITVTRVVAKDPLAIGGKPKGCLREIIPEDYAATFGRLREAKVWEATIKYYQCYIYDRGLQPGMLYKIENGELHPYRHEEAEENIKKIAEGLLREAEGDLIPYIEDWARLLEYPATKMRRVALDIEVYSPIATRVPDPEEASQPVICASLVDSDGRKRVLLLKRAGIEEGDMNLPSDVSIEFYASERDLIQSIFNALNDYPFVITFNGDDFDLNYLYHRAKNLGFSKSDVPIDRSQKTCLLKYGVHIDLYRFFLNRSIQIYAFGQKYRNATLDEIARALLGKSKIELTKPLSEISYGELARYCLNDAEITLELTSYNDDLVMKLLMALTRISRMPMEDVSRQGVSKWIRSFIYYEHRRRNILIPNSDDIVSARGTTVTKAIIKGKKYMGAIVVKPTPGVHFNVAVMDFQSLYPSIIKVYNLGYQTVRCPHEECRDNIVPETPHWICRKHRALESALIGSLRDLRVKWYKPKAKDKSLPSEQRNWYNVIQSALKVILNASYGVFGAEIFDLYCPPAAEATAAIGRSIITQTINKARELGIEVIYGDTDSLFLKNPISEQIKTLSEWAEKSLGMELDVDKYYRYAVLSSRKKNYLGVLEDGSVDVKGLTGKKRHIPLFIKRYFDKIEDILSRVKTPAEFDVAKKEIEKTIRECYMKLKNREWEDINDLAFEVVLGKVPGAYDKTTPQHVKAALILMAKGVEIKAGDTIRFVKVTREPFVKPVQLATSKEIDVDKYVSYLRSTFDQILDALNLEFDEIIGLTRLEQFM, from the coding sequence ATGCAGCAGCAAAAAAGTTTGGACGAGTTTTACCGCGTGTTTAAGACTGAAAAACGGGAGGATAACGGAGAGCTAGCGTCAAATTTAGATGAAGAAGCGGAATTTGAGGAAGAGGTTATTCAAGAGCTACCGAAGTATGCTGAAGAAGAAAGGTTCGCGCCGAAAAATCTGCCGCCCTCATACTTGGTCTCAGCCGGCTATGATGGTTCTAGGAGGGTTGCCTACCTAAAGCTCTATGAGCCGGCTTCACAGCGAATATACTTTTGGTACGATAATACGGGCCATAAACCCTATCTGCTAACCAACATTCCAGTAGAGGAGCTTGAGAAGCTTGAGAGGGTTGTTAATCATCCGGGCTTTGATCACTTAGAAAGGGTTGAAAAATATGATGCTTTGTTTGACCGGAAAATCACTGTGACCAGAGTTGTCGCAAAAGACCCGCTTGCTATCGGCGGCAAACCGAAGGGCTGCTTAAGAGAAATAATCCCGGAAGACTACGCGGCCACTTTCGGAAGGTTGAGGGAGGCTAAGGTTTGGGAGGCCACGATTAAATATTATCAATGCTACATTTACGATAGGGGTCTTCAGCCGGGCATGCTCTATAAAATTGAAAACGGTGAACTACATCCATATAGGCATGAGGAGGCTGAAGAAAACATTAAGAAGATAGCTGAGGGTCTGTTAAGGGAGGCTGAAGGCGACCTTATACCGTACATAGAAGATTGGGCTAGGCTTCTTGAGTATCCTGCTACAAAGATGCGTCGCGTGGCCCTTGACATAGAGGTTTATTCGCCTATTGCGACGCGTGTTCCAGATCCGGAAGAGGCTTCTCAGCCGGTAATATGTGCTTCGCTAGTTGATTCAGATGGGCGTAAAAGGGTTTTACTTCTTAAACGCGCTGGCATCGAAGAAGGTGATATGAATCTTCCAAGTGATGTCTCAATAGAATTTTACGCTTCGGAGAGGGATCTAATACAGTCGATCTTTAATGCATTAAACGATTATCCTTTCGTGATAACCTTTAATGGAGACGACTTCGACCTCAATTACCTTTATCATAGAGCGAAGAATCTAGGGTTCTCGAAGAGTGACGTCCCAATAGATAGGAGCCAGAAGACCTGCCTATTGAAGTACGGCGTCCACATTGATCTTTACAGGTTCTTCTTAAACAGGTCGATTCAAATATATGCTTTCGGACAGAAATATCGCAACGCAACCCTAGACGAGATTGCACGAGCTCTGCTAGGTAAATCTAAAATTGAGTTGACGAAGCCCCTATCCGAAATCTCCTACGGCGAGCTCGCAAGGTACTGTCTTAACGATGCTGAAATAACTCTGGAGCTCACTTCCTACAACGATGATCTTGTGATGAAGCTTCTAATGGCATTAACTAGGATAAGCCGAATGCCCATGGAGGACGTGAGCAGGCAGGGCGTTTCAAAGTGGATTCGCAGCTTCATATACTATGAGCACCGTAGGAGAAACATCCTTATCCCAAACAGCGACGACATAGTTAGCGCCAGGGGGACAACGGTGACGAAAGCTATCATTAAAGGTAAGAAGTATATGGGCGCTATAGTTGTTAAGCCGACTCCCGGAGTGCACTTCAACGTAGCCGTAATGGACTTTCAAAGCCTGTATCCATCCATAATTAAGGTTTACAATTTAGGCTATCAAACTGTGAGATGCCCGCATGAGGAATGCAGAGACAATATTGTTCCTGAAACACCCCACTGGATATGTAGAAAACATAGGGCGCTTGAAAGCGCGCTTATAGGCTCACTGAGAGACTTAAGGGTTAAATGGTATAAGCCTAAAGCCAAGGACAAATCCCTTCCAAGCGAGCAGCGAAACTGGTACAATGTGATACAGAGCGCGTTAAAGGTTATTTTAAATGCTTCTTACGGCGTCTTTGGAGCTGAAATATTCGATCTTTATTGTCCACCCGCTGCTGAGGCGACAGCAGCCATAGGGAGAAGCATAATCACTCAAACGATAAATAAGGCTCGTGAACTAGGGATCGAGGTAATATATGGCGACACCGATAGCCTCTTCCTTAAGAACCCGATCTCCGAGCAAATTAAAACTCTGTCCGAGTGGGCTGAAAAGTCTCTGGGAATGGAACTAGATGTCGACAAATATTATCGATATGCTGTTTTAAGCTCGAGGAAAAAGAATTATTTAGGGGTTTTAGAGGACGGGAGCGTGGATGTTAAGGGGCTCACTGGAAAGAAGCGGCATATACCATTATTCATAAAAAGATATTTTGACAAGATTGAGGACATATTAAGCCGCGTTAAAACACCGGCTGAATTCGATGTGGCGAAAAAGGAAATCGAGAAGACGATACGCGAATGCTACATGAAGCTCAAGAACCGCGAGTGGGAAGACATAAACGATTTAGCCTTCGAGGTCGTTTTGGGGAAAGTGCCGGGAGCGTACGATAAAACCACACCTCAGCACGTGAAAGCCGCGCTCATACTTATGGCTAAAGGCGTCGAGATAAAGGCAGGAGACACAATAAGGTTCGTGAAGGTCACTAGGGAACCGTTTGTTAAACCAGTCCAGCTGGCAACGTCGAAGGAGATAGATGTCGACAAATACGTCAGCTACTTGAGGTCAACGTTCGACCAGATTCTAGATGCATTAAACTTGGAGTTCGATGAAATAATAGGGTTAACGAGGCTCGAACAATTTATGTGA
- the tpiA gene encoding triose-phosphate isomerase, which produces MLKYSNVKTPIIIVNFKTYAEATGEKAVKLSEMAEKASVETGVCIGVAPQFVDISIVARRVSIPVFSQHIDPIGYGSFTGHVLPESVKEAGAIGTLINHSERRLKLADIDAAITRAREVGLISVVCSNNTPVSASAAALKPDMIAVEPPELIGTGIPVSKAKPEVVTSTVKAVKRINPEVVVLCGAGITNGDDVAAAIRLGTEGILVASGVVKAKDPYKVMIDFAEAALRAQH; this is translated from the coding sequence ATGTTGAAATACAGTAATGTTAAGACCCCGATAATAATAGTGAACTTTAAGACTTATGCAGAAGCCACAGGTGAAAAGGCTGTTAAGCTTTCCGAGATGGCTGAGAAAGCCAGTGTTGAGACAGGCGTATGTATAGGTGTGGCTCCGCAGTTCGTAGACATATCTATAGTTGCGAGAAGGGTTAGCATACCAGTCTTCTCCCAACATATCGATCCAATAGGCTATGGAAGCTTTACCGGACACGTTCTTCCAGAATCAGTAAAAGAAGCCGGCGCTATTGGAACATTGATCAACCATTCTGAAAGAAGGCTTAAACTAGCCGACATAGATGCCGCCATAACGAGGGCGCGTGAGGTTGGTTTAATCTCAGTTGTTTGCAGCAATAACACGCCTGTGAGCGCTTCAGCCGCAGCCCTAAAACCAGACATGATTGCCGTAGAGCCACCGGAGCTCATAGGCACAGGTATACCGGTTTCAAAGGCTAAACCAGAAGTCGTTACGAGCACCGTTAAGGCAGTCAAAAGGATCAACCCTGAAGTCGTAGTCCTATGTGGGGCCGGAATAACCAACGGTGACGACGTCGCCGCAGCGATAAGGCTTGGAACCGAAGGTATCCTCGTGGCCAGCGGCGTAGTGAAGGCTAAAGATCCATATAAGGTTATGATTGATTTTGCGGAGGCCGCGCTTAGAGCTCAGCACTAA
- a CDS encoding MFS transporter translates to MGFLKNYPRAYFEILAASFMLMINMSLVSAFLPIFAYELDPSGVMVGLVSSVWFFFRVFLEIPSGVLSDIVGRRILLILGLAASTIGAALCSLANNIYILIAGRTLWGLGTGLFFMSSSAIIFDIFHSGRGTALGTFQSIEFIGSFIGAPIGSFMASITGYRQVFAVSAILGAASFTIAYLSEGLRQVGAKRFESRGKLLSIRKVLPGLRNMGLTSVYIGSFSRMFVWTGIAGTVFPLFLNLHLNVPVEIIGVITSMRTLGIIASTAISGRLSDRIGRKPVIAAGMLIEALSLYTYTNAPASSLIISTISFVEGFGRGMVLTSLMVLLSDLAPQSLRGSAMGVYRTFMDAGGLTGPIFFMVIYEAFGPTAPFVSAAILVLATSALIVAA, encoded by the coding sequence ATGGGGTTCCTGAAAAACTACCCAAGAGCATACTTTGAGATTTTAGCCGCCTCCTTCATGCTCATGATAAACATGAGCCTTGTTTCGGCTTTCCTCCCCATATTCGCCTACGAACTAGACCCTTCAGGCGTCATGGTTGGCCTAGTATCCTCCGTATGGTTCTTCTTCCGGGTTTTCCTAGAGATCCCGTCGGGAGTTTTATCCGACATTGTGGGCAGGCGCATCCTCCTAATACTGGGTTTAGCCGCATCCACTATCGGGGCAGCGCTCTGCTCACTAGCCAACAACATATATATTTTAATAGCTGGGAGAACCCTATGGGGCTTAGGGACAGGCCTATTCTTCATGAGCAGCTCAGCCATAATATTCGACATATTCCACTCGGGCAGGGGCACCGCCCTAGGAACCTTCCAATCAATAGAGTTCATAGGCAGCTTCATTGGAGCCCCGATAGGCAGCTTCATGGCGAGCATAACGGGTTACAGGCAAGTTTTCGCAGTATCCGCCATACTGGGCGCCGCATCGTTCACCATAGCCTACCTCTCCGAGGGCTTACGGCAGGTGGGCGCAAAAAGATTTGAAAGCAGAGGAAAACTGCTATCCATCAGAAAAGTTCTCCCCGGATTAAGGAACATGGGGCTCACATCAGTCTACATAGGCTCCTTCTCAAGAATGTTTGTCTGGACAGGCATAGCAGGCACCGTTTTCCCGCTCTTCCTAAACCTCCACCTAAACGTGCCTGTCGAGATTATAGGCGTAATCACCAGCATGAGAACGCTCGGCATAATAGCCTCCACAGCCATATCGGGCAGGCTCTCAGACAGGATAGGGAGAAAACCGGTAATCGCCGCCGGAATGCTGATAGAAGCCCTAAGCCTCTACACCTACACAAATGCGCCAGCTTCAAGCCTCATAATCTCCACAATATCTTTCGTGGAGGGTTTCGGGCGCGGCATGGTTCTAACATCCCTAATGGTTCTCCTATCCGACCTAGCTCCGCAATCCCTCAGGGGAAGCGCCATGGGAGTATACCGAACATTCATGGACGCCGGAGGACTCACCGGACCAATATTCTTCATGGTGATTTACGAGGCTTTCGGGCCGACCGCACCATTCGTCTCAGCCGCCATACTGGTGCTCGCAACCTCAGCCCTTATAGTAGCCGCTTAA
- a CDS encoding DUF460 domain-containing protein — protein MFKVLISMPVSERKLIVGVDPGLNCGLAILSLNGEPILIESHRGWSMSKIIERIIGFGEPTIISSDVSPAPSLLENLARKLNAVLFEPAFSMSIEEKHRLTRLYAERYNVKAENAHEVDALAAAIKAYQHYKSKFDQVDAKLKDAGGEVSPNDVKDLVARGYSISRAIKFLRERRVEKSPVIGAALTSEEKMKEIIENLTQRLMLERERNRILREANRELQLKVKALEAEIESLREALEKTRSEQILQIRREREFRKLHEEIRVLRDKVSEQEAQIEAYRQMLSRLQSLSGSESREGLILLKPIESFTREGLDKAFKIYNVRAGDVVFIMDPSGGGSSTAENLAKRGVKAVIINGAMSHQALEIFEKHYIPVIPAGELNVKWIDGLPYADPKDVKRVIKDGRTLSSVNSVESLKEIVRDYLREIMDQEA, from the coding sequence ATGTTTAAGGTATTAATTAGTATGCCAGTCTCTGAAAGGAAGCTTATTGTTGGGGTTGACCCGGGGTTAAATTGCGGGCTAGCTATTCTATCGCTTAACGGTGAGCCGATCCTAATAGAGAGCCATAGAGGCTGGTCCATGTCTAAAATAATTGAGAGGATAATAGGTTTCGGCGAGCCCACAATTATTTCGAGCGATGTTTCCCCGGCCCCAAGCCTTCTTGAGAATCTCGCTAGAAAGCTTAACGCCGTGTTGTTTGAGCCCGCGTTTTCAATGAGCATCGAGGAGAAGCATCGGTTAACGCGGCTTTACGCTGAGCGATATAATGTTAAGGCGGAGAACGCCCATGAGGTTGACGCTTTAGCCGCAGCGATAAAGGCTTATCAGCATTATAAGAGCAAGTTTGATCAGGTTGACGCTAAGCTGAAGGATGCTGGCGGAGAAGTCTCCCCGAACGATGTTAAGGATCTTGTCGCTAGAGGCTACAGCATTTCTAGGGCGATAAAGTTTCTTAGGGAGCGAAGGGTTGAGAAGAGCCCTGTGATCGGAGCCGCCTTAACAAGCGAGGAGAAGATGAAGGAGATCATAGAGAACCTCACGCAGAGGCTTATGCTGGAGAGGGAGAGGAATAGGATTCTGAGGGAGGCGAACAGGGAGCTTCAGCTTAAAGTGAAGGCTTTAGAGGCTGAGATCGAGAGCTTAAGGGAGGCTTTAGAGAAAACTCGTAGCGAGCAGATTCTCCAGATAAGGCGGGAGCGCGAGTTCAGGAAGCTCCATGAGGAGATAAGGGTTCTCAGGGATAAGGTTTCAGAGCAGGAAGCCCAGATAGAAGCGTATAGGCAGATGCTTAGTAGGCTACAATCTTTAAGCGGCTCAGAATCTAGGGAGGGGCTAATCCTGCTAAAGCCGATTGAATCGTTCACTAGAGAGGGACTTGATAAAGCCTTCAAGATATATAATGTCAGGGCGGGAGACGTGGTCTTCATAATGGATCCGAGCGGTGGGGGTTCATCAACCGCTGAAAACCTAGCTAAGAGGGGGGTTAAAGCGGTCATTATTAACGGGGCCATGTCTCATCAGGCTCTAGAGATCTTTGAGAAACATTATATACCGGTAATCCCAGCCGGCGAGCTAAACGTTAAGTGGATTGACGGTTTACCCTACGCTGACCCCAAGGATGTAAAGCGCGTAATTAAGGATGGAAGAACGCTGAGCTCCGTGAACAGCGTTGAATCATTAAAGGAGATTGTAAGGGACTATTTGAGGGAGATCATGGATCAGGAAGCCTAG
- a CDS encoding nucleoside 2-deoxyribosyltransferase — protein sequence MAKVAFISGPIQGMEGRQNYRDRIRSILAKHGYEVIDPWLREKIVYRAGQALPRDFIKRDLEDIDRCDVLVAYMPRLSAGTCMELFYAKLKGKKTIVVCRLKNPSPWIIEHSDVIVRNFRDLERLLREGCFP from the coding sequence ATGGCTAAAGTAGCTTTTATTTCGGGGCCCATTCAGGGGATGGAGGGCAGGCAGAACTATAGGGATAGGATAAGAAGCATTCTAGCGAAGCATGGCTACGAGGTTATAGACCCGTGGCTCCGCGAAAAAATAGTTTATCGGGCTGGTCAGGCTCTTCCAAGGGACTTCATTAAAAGGGATCTTGAAGATATTGATAGATGCGATGTCTTAGTCGCCTATATGCCTAGGCTCTCCGCTGGAACATGCATGGAGCTGTTTTACGCCAAGCTTAAAGGTAAGAAGACCATTGTTGTCTGCAGGCTTAAAAATCCAAGCCCATGGATAATAGAGCACTCTGACGTAATCGTCAGAAACTTTAGAGATCTCGAGAGACTTTTAAGGGAGGGATGTTTCCCCTAG
- a CDS encoding FAD-dependent oxidoreductase gives MSRLLNGIGKSPRRVEGKMARKIIIIGAHAAGCDAAAAARLTDREAEIILLTNERYAGYSRCGLPFVIGGHIRSFQDLIVFPQSYFKMNRLDLRLESNVTNIDVNAKTVEVQYKDGSIEKLQYDSLIIATGARPAMPPIKGREKQGVYVLRTIDDGERIDQAVKEAKSAVVIGAGLIGLELGVAFVERGLKTTVVELLPQILPAMLDKDVADFVQRELEKNNLRIVTGKSVEEILGGEKVTGVAVAGEQIQADIVVVATGVRGNVELAQKAGIELGETKLIKVNMRMETNVKDVYACGDCVESINLITKRPTVCQLGTTAVRQARVAGINAAGGYAIFPGVLGAAVTKLFDLEIGAVGLTEAFAKRAGIETVSMTLSGKTRASYYPGAMPLRIKLIADKETEKIVGAQIVGGEGVAQRINALSFAILKEMSVKELAKAETCYAPPLSETWDPMILTAQALLRRIK, from the coding sequence TTGAGCAGGCTGTTGAATGGTATAGGGAAATCGCCAAGAAGAGTTGAAGGCAAGATGGCTAGGAAAATAATTATTATCGGGGCTCACGCAGCCGGCTGCGACGCCGCTGCAGCCGCGAGGCTTACCGATAGAGAGGCTGAGATAATTCTGCTTACAAATGAGCGCTACGCCGGATACTCTCGATGCGGGCTGCCCTTCGTCATAGGCGGACACATAAGGAGCTTCCAGGACCTAATTGTTTTCCCGCAATCCTACTTTAAGATGAATAGGTTGGACCTGAGGCTTGAATCAAACGTCACAAACATCGACGTTAACGCTAAAACCGTTGAAGTCCAATATAAGGATGGTAGCATAGAAAAACTCCAATACGACAGCCTTATAATCGCTACTGGCGCGAGGCCCGCTATGCCGCCTATTAAGGGCAGGGAGAAGCAGGGCGTCTACGTGCTGAGAACAATCGACGACGGAGAAAGGATTGATCAGGCGGTTAAGGAGGCTAAGTCGGCGGTCGTTATCGGGGCGGGCTTAATTGGCCTAGAGCTAGGCGTCGCGTTCGTTGAGCGGGGTTTAAAGACAACTGTCGTGGAGCTTCTGCCCCAGATTCTCCCAGCGATGCTTGACAAGGACGTAGCCGACTTCGTTCAGAGGGAGCTGGAGAAGAATAATTTGAGGATAGTTACTGGGAAGTCCGTTGAAGAAATATTAGGCGGCGAGAAGGTTACCGGCGTAGCTGTAGCCGGCGAACAGATTCAAGCCGACATAGTGGTTGTGGCGACCGGCGTTAGAGGAAACGTTGAGTTAGCCCAGAAAGCCGGCATAGAGCTCGGAGAAACAAAGCTGATTAAAGTTAACATGCGCATGGAGACTAATGTTAAAGACGTTTACGCATGCGGGGACTGCGTTGAATCAATAAACCTCATCACTAAACGCCCAACAGTATGCCAGCTGGGGACAACAGCCGTCCGCCAAGCGAGGGTCGCTGGGATAAACGCCGCTGGCGGATACGCCATATTTCCAGGCGTCTTGGGGGCAGCCGTCACAAAACTATTTGATTTAGAGATAGGCGCCGTGGGTTTAACGGAGGCCTTCGCTAAGAGGGCCGGTATAGAGACTGTTTCCATGACGCTTAGCGGTAAGACTAGGGCATCGTATTATCCGGGCGCCATGCCGCTGAGGATAAAGCTCATCGCCGACAAGGAGACCGAGAAGATTGTTGGAGCCCAGATAGTCGGCGGGGAAGGCGTGGCTCAGAGGATAAACGCCTTATCCTTCGCAATACTTAAAGAGATGAGCGTTAAAGAGCTTGCGAAGGCTGAGACATGCTATGCGCCGCCCCTCTCTGAAACATGGGATCCCATGATATTGACGGCTCAAGCGCTTCTCCGAAGAATTAAGTAG
- a CDS encoding endonuclease Q family protein codes for MRVIADLHIHSRYSRATSTNMNIPKIVRFSQIKGLTLVGTGDFTHPKWLRELKENLEDAYGIGLYEPVSMPGAQVWFMITGEVSTVFSFNGESKKVHHVILTPSIEVAEQINDRLSKYGDLEADGRPTLNMSAAQLVEEVIEVSGDNIVFPAHAWTPWFSVFGAFSGFDRMEDCYQDMVKHIYALETGLSSNPPMNWRLSALDRFTLLSNSDSHSSWPWRIGREANLFDVKRLTYLDIVDSIRRKDANILKLTIETDPAYGKYHWSGHRACGVSLPPEEAIKAGNKCPVCHKRLTKGVEQRVEELADRPYGFRPPNSPGYMHLLPLSEVISAVIGANSPSSQRVWSIYNALISRFGNEYAVLMDAGFDEIARAANPLIAEAVVRVREGRVKVIPGYDGVYGQIIIFPEKGLGVAREAEGDAESDKADREEPKKRGVEGARQRSLSDFF; via the coding sequence ATGAGGGTTATAGCTGACCTACATATACATAGCAGGTATAGTCGAGCCACAAGCACAAACATGAATATTCCTAAGATAGTTCGCTTCTCTCAGATTAAGGGCTTAACGCTCGTTGGAACAGGAGACTTCACGCATCCGAAATGGCTCCGCGAGCTTAAAGAGAACCTGGAGGACGCTTATGGGATAGGTCTCTACGAGCCCGTAAGCATGCCGGGAGCCCAAGTATGGTTCATGATCACAGGGGAGGTTTCAACGGTCTTCTCCTTCAACGGCGAGAGCAAAAAGGTTCACCACGTAATTTTAACGCCGAGCATAGAGGTCGCCGAGCAGATAAACGACCGCTTATCCAAGTACGGCGACCTAGAAGCCGACGGCAGACCAACTTTAAACATGTCTGCAGCCCAGCTCGTCGAGGAGGTCATCGAGGTCTCAGGCGACAACATAGTCTTTCCAGCGCACGCTTGGACGCCATGGTTCAGCGTCTTCGGGGCGTTCAGCGGATTCGATAGGATGGAGGACTGCTACCAAGACATGGTGAAGCACATATATGCCCTAGAGACCGGCCTATCGTCCAATCCGCCGATGAACTGGCGCCTAAGCGCCCTAGACAGGTTCACGCTTCTATCGAACAGCGACTCGCACTCCAGCTGGCCTTGGAGGATCGGCCGTGAAGCAAACCTCTTCGATGTTAAACGCTTAACATACCTAGACATAGTAGACTCCATAAGGAGGAAGGACGCTAACATCCTTAAGCTTACGATCGAAACCGACCCCGCGTACGGTAAATACCATTGGAGCGGGCACAGGGCCTGCGGCGTCTCCCTTCCACCTGAAGAAGCGATAAAAGCTGGGAATAAGTGTCCGGTATGCCATAAGAGGCTTACGAAGGGGGTTGAGCAACGCGTGGAGGAGCTGGCCGATAGGCCGTATGGCTTTAGGCCCCCCAACTCACCCGGATACATGCATCTCCTTCCATTATCGGAGGTTATATCGGCGGTTATAGGCGCAAACTCCCCAAGCTCCCAGAGGGTTTGGAGCATATATAATGCTTTAATATCTAGGTTCGGCAACGAGTACGCTGTTCTAATGGACGCTGGCTTCGATGAGATAGCGAGGGCAGCGAACCCGCTAATAGCTGAAGCCGTAGTGAGGGTTAGGGAGGGGAGGGTTAAAGTTATCCCGGGGTATGACGGCGTTTATGGGCAGATAATAATTTTCCCCGAGAAGGGTTTAGGTGTAGCGAGGGAAGCTGAAGGCGACGCTGAATCAGATAAGGCGGATAGAGAAGAGCCGAAGAAGAGAGGTGTCGAGGGCGCTAGGCAGAGGTCTCTCTCAGACTTCTTCTGA
- a CDS encoding VTT domain-containing protein → MSSDQINAWLREIALQYGYLGIFFVCFIGTLSIVVPIPYTIIIFTLGKWLDPVLLAFSAGIGAALGEFSGYVMGYLGRAVISDERKRKMEYMLKVFNRYGPLAIFAFSLTPLPDDLLFIPLGIMRYSFVKALIPCLAGKILMSFILALGGRLSITFIEMVFGGGENILLTMLVTTVLLALIIVAMFKIDWEKLFPLNGD, encoded by the coding sequence TTGTCTTCCGACCAAATCAACGCTTGGTTAAGAGAAATCGCGCTTCAATATGGTTATCTAGGAATATTTTTTGTATGCTTTATAGGGACATTATCAATCGTTGTCCCAATACCCTACACGATAATAATATTTACGCTTGGCAAATGGTTGGATCCGGTTCTATTGGCTTTTTCCGCCGGGATTGGAGCGGCCTTAGGTGAGTTCTCAGGCTACGTTATGGGTTACCTCGGCAGAGCAGTCATAAGTGATGAGAGGAAGAGGAAGATGGAGTATATGCTGAAGGTTTTTAATCGATATGGTCCCTTAGCGATCTTCGCCTTTTCCCTCACACCGCTTCCAGACGACCTGCTCTTTATACCTCTAGGGATAATGCGTTATAGCTTCGTTAAGGCTCTTATACCATGCTTAGCCGGAAAAATATTAATGAGCTTTATATTGGCTTTAGGCGGCCGCCTCTCAATAACCTTCATAGAGATGGTTTTCGGCGGAGGGGAAAACATTCTATTAACGATGCTGGTGACAACTGTTCTTCTAGCGCTGATAATCGTCGCCATGTTTAAGATAGACTGGGAGAAGCTTTTTCCATTGAACGGAGACTAA